A part of Carassius carassius chromosome 4, fCarCar2.1, whole genome shotgun sequence genomic DNA contains:
- the LOC132137502 gene encoding hemicentin-1-like isoform X2, whose amino-acid sequence MKRASMSRPVWSSVQMSCSLWLLLSSSIRFINPAVSELVFSVLPEDGVGIINMSLMLNCTVLDSGLKDPLSVKWERDNGSLDRRVHQLANGTLFFPFLKEEDLGNYSCSAKRGNKQIQTTVMVSKACLEDVFFHPQSMRTEEGHDVFLQCVSGDSSPPAQISWLKNGRILTKGNQIQGQYGGGSQRKTSGTLHMTNITKADQGVYICVTHNPLLNISKASQAATLTVHESIEDVKIIEGPQNVTVPVEMESAMHCFVEGFPIPTVQWFKDGNSLPNSSRWDLQKDGQLLIFQRVLSEDEGLYFCEARNERQKVISEPAYLLPAVMDWSFVLEPANLTARKGEAATLYCRPPHSRPQAEVSWFKNNRLLQTGLHYTFDNNGDLVFHSVQETDSGLYFCTASNSHLKRAITSKTIFLDVLEPPSVTIWPTEVTSPVGAKVTIDCQVLGHPAPFIRWSKQGRSVQTGGKIIMGLRNTTLYISSVRTYDEGHYTCTASNTLGHDQKTMTLRVAVKPVIVSFVASLTVSEGSPVSLPCRAVGDFPVKYTWIRTASIQNSPKLSGLNSLVLLPQQIHIDDNGTLVISNIHRSDAGAYQCTAENRVGQDVRSVIITVTADSDAPADKEAQSETIMPPVPESEQKLFTNSLPYGYGSFPLSNREINENIQQTTEDYTKISQLYAFVEDSPTYLNFESTQDTTEFISLKPSGISIGLIEKNKQPIQTQKPTPVPIKPTPFPPLRDTFLQDARQHIQITEQVTKPPVTKPNTNIPFPADLYFHTQLKKNLSVSVTSAQSFSGQTQTTGLTLVEVKNFSASAPVEQHQNQSQIIKQSGNTKSSVTNDTELVESLKKNTSQAPRRTTDNNNREKEKSHSWLPVIEKHDIPIVVGVGVSLAFIFIAMTFYSLVQKNDPAAVPTGRAALRGICGPCRHGEHVAMETTYDNKAFEDDNLMAVIGQSPNTSETRALPTEASPSILMMEPPSDDVQECVQSTQGLPVIVETHPEPRQEDQLETIFEEGKVTPSPHSDIQLQCMEDWRSREFDPGQDAPSPPPAHPAPVQGESLRSSLTLQTSDPSSTPVRHSINISHGFSPLLLSHCVSLGMTSVAVDVHFYPSGPSAASHPPCPVFGPPGQQVNTRLEHDLSAPSASHSK is encoded by the exons ATGAAGAGGGCTAGCATGTCTCGTCCTGTATGGAGCTCAGTTCAGATGTCCTGTTCACTCTGGCTCCTTCTGTCCTCTTCTATAAGGTTTATTAATCCAGCTGTGTCTGAATTAG TATTTTCAGTGTTACCTGAAGATGGAGTTGGGATTATAAATATGTCTCTGATGCTGAATTGCACAGTGCTTGACTCTGGCCTGAAGGATCCTCTATCAGTGAAATGGGAGAGAGACAATGGAAGTCTGGACAGAAGGGTTCATCAATTGGCCAATGGCACACTTTTCTTTCCCTTCTTAAAAGAGGAAGATTTGGGAAATTATTCCTGTAGTGCAAAAAGAGGCAACAAACAGATTCAAACAACTGTCATGGTCAGCAAAGCAT GCCTGGAAGATGTGTTCTTTCACCCTCAGTCCATGAGAACTGAAGAGGGACATGATGTTTTCCTTCAGTGTGTCTCTGGTGATAGTTCTCCCCCCGCTCAGATTTCATGGTTAAAAAACGGCAGAATTCTCACCAAAGGAAACCAGATTCAG GGACAGTATGGAGGAGGGAGTCAAAGGAAAACTTCTGGCACTTTGCACATGACTAACATCACCAAAGCAGACCAAGGAGTCTATATTTGTGTCACCCACAATCCCCTGCTCAATATAAGCAAAGCAAGTCAAGCAGCAACTCTGACAGTGCATG AATCCATTGAAGATGTAAAGATTATTGAAGGCCCCCAAAATGTCACTGTACCTGTTGAAATGGAAAGTGCAATGCACTGCTTTGTTGAAGGCTTCCCCATTCCCACAGTTCAGTGGTTTAAGGATGGAAATTCCTTACCCAATTCTTCTAGATGGGATCTGCAAAAGGATGGACAACTGCTGATTTTTCA GAGAGTTTTGTCAGAAGATGAGGGCCTGTATTTCTGTGAAGCTCGCAATGAGAGGCAGAAAGTGATATCTGAACCAGCATACCTCCTTCCTGCAG TTATGGATTGGAGCTTTGTTCTTGAACCTGCCAACCTAACAGCGAGGAAGGGTGAAGCTGCGACTCTTTACTGTAGGCCTCCTCACAGCAGACCCCAGGCTGAAGTGTCCTGGTTTAAGAACAACAGACTCCTCCAGACAGGACTGCATTATACTTTTGATAATAATGGAGACCTGGTCTTCCACAG TGTACAGGAGACAGACAGTGGATTGTATTTCTGCACAGCTTCTAATTCACATCTCAAAAGAGCTATCACGTCCAAAACAATCTTCCTGGATGTTCTTG AACCTCCATCCGTGACTATCTGGCCAACTGAAGTGACGTCTCCTGTAGGTGCTAAAGTGACGATTGACTGCCAGGTGTTAGGACACCCTGCTCCTTTTATCAGGTGGTCAAAGCAGGGCCGGTCTGTCCAAACTGGAGGCAAAATTATAATGGG GTTAAGAAACACAACTCTCTACATTTCATCAGTGAGAACGTATGATGAAGGACATTACACATGCACAGCCTCCAACACACTGGGTCATGATCAGAAAACTATGACTCTTCGGGTTGCTG TGAAACCAGTCATTGTTTCCTTCGTTGCATCGCTCACTGTCTCAGAGGGATCACCTGTTAGTCTCCCTTGTCGAGCTGTTGGAGATTTTCCTGTCAAGTACACTTGGATTAGAACTGCATCGATACAAAATTCACCAAAACTGTCTGGTTTAAACTCTCTGGTCTTACTCCCACAACAGATACACATTGATG ATAATGGGACATTAGTAATCTCCAACATCCATCGGTCTGATGCAGGAGCGTATCAGTGCACTGCAGAAAACAGAGTCGGTCAGGATGTGAGAAGTGTCATCATAACTGTAACCG CTGACTCTGATGCCCCAGCTGATAAGGAAGCACAGAGTGAAACGATTATGCCCCCT GTTCCAGAGAGTGAGCAAAAGCTATTTACTAATTCCCTTCCTTACGGTTATGGTTCCTTTCCTCTGAGTAATAGAGAGATAAATGAAAACATTCAACAAACAACTGAAGATTATACCAAGATTTCCC AGTTATATGCTTTTGTGGAGGACTCACCAACATACCTGAATTTTGAATCTACCCAAGACACTACAGAGTTTATTTCACTGAAGCCAAGTGGCATTAGCATAGGACTTATTGAGAAAAACAAACAGCCCATTCAAACACAAAAACCAACCCCTGTGCCTATCAAACCTACACCATTTCCCCCACTCAGAGATACTTTTTTACAGGATGCACGTCAACATATCCAAATAACAGAGCAGGTCACAAAACCTCCAgtaacaaaaccaaacacaaacatcCCTTTCCCAGCAGACCTATATTTCCATACCcagcttaaaaaaaatctgagtgtTTCCGTGACAAGTGCCCAGTCCTTTAGTGGACAAACTCAGACTACAGGTTTAACTTTAGTGGAAGTAAAGAATTTCTCTGCCTCGGCTCCTGTAGAACAGCATCAGAATCAGAGTCAAATCATCAAGCAGTCTGGAAATACCAAGTCATCAGTGACGAATGACACAGAACTTGTTGAGTCACTGAAGAAAAACACCTCACAAGCCCCTAGGAGGACCACTGACAATAATAACAG GGAAAAGGAGAAATCTCACTCTTGGTTGCCTGTGATTGAGAAGCATGATATTCCCATTGTGGTTGGAGTTGGTGTTTCGTTGGCATTCATCTTCATTGCCATGACCTTTTACTCTCTGGTTCAGAAAAATGATCCTGCAGCTGTACCGACAGGGAGGGCAG CTCTGAGGGGAATATGTGGGCCTTGCAGGCATGGGGAACATGTTGCAATGGAAACGACATATGATAACAA GGCATTTGAAGATGATAATTTGATGGCTGTTATTGGGCAAAGCCCCAACACATCGGAGACAAGAGCGCTCCCAACAGAAGCCAGCCCATCCATCTTGATGATGGAGCCACCGTCTGATGATGTGCAAGAGTGTGTCCAGTCCACCCAGGGCCTGCCAGTAATTGTGGAGACTCACCCAGAGCCCAGACAAGAGGATCAG CTGGAGACTATATTTGAGGAGGGGAAGGTCACTCCCTCACCACATTCTGACATTCAGCTGCAGTGCATGGAGGACTGGAGGAGCAGAGAATTTGACCCAGGTCAGGATGCCCCCTCACCTCCTCCAGCCCATCCAGCACCTGTCCAGGGGGAGAGCCTGCGCTCATCCCTGACTCTCCAGACCAGCGATCCCTCCTCAACTCCTGTACGCCACAGCATCAATATCTCCCACGGTTTCTCTCCCCTCCTGCTGTCCCATTGTGTGTCCCTGGGCATGACCTCTGTGGCTGTGGATGTGCACTTCTACCCTTCAGGTCCCTCAGCAGCCAGTCATCCTCCGTGCCCTGTCTTTGGACCTCCAGGCCAGCAGGTGAACACCAGGCTGGAGCACGATCTGTCTGCACCCTCTGCTAGCCACAGTAAATAA
- the LOC132137502 gene encoding hemicentin-1-like isoform X1 — MKRASMSRPVWSSVQMSCSLWLLLSSSIRFINPAVSELVFSVLPEDGVGIINMSLMLNCTVLDSGLKDPLSVKWERDNGSLDRRVHQLANGTLFFPFLKEEDLGNYSCSAKRGNKQIQTTVMVSKACLEDVFFHPQSMRTEEGHDVFLQCVSGDSSPPAQISWLKNGRILTKGNQIQGQYGGGSQRKTSGTLHMTNITKADQGVYICVTHNPLLNISKASQAATLTVHESIEDVKIIEGPQNVTVPVEMESAMHCFVEGFPIPTVQWFKDGNSLPNSSRWDLQKDGQLLIFQRVLSEDEGLYFCEARNERQKVISEPAYLLPAVMDWSFVLEPANLTARKGEAATLYCRPPHSRPQAEVSWFKNNRLLQTGLHYTFDNNGDLVFHSVQETDSGLYFCTASNSHLKRAITSKTIFLDVLEPPSVTIWPTEVTSPVGAKVTIDCQVLGHPAPFIRWSKQGRSVQTGGKIIMGLRNTTLYISSVRTYDEGHYTCTASNTLGHDQKTMTLRVAVKPVIVSFVASLTVSEGSPVSLPCRAVGDFPVKYTWIRTASIQNSPKLSGLNSLVLLPQQIHIDGLLHFGQTVVLPFFSCMPSFLILHFKMNFTDNGTLVISNIHRSDAGAYQCTAENRVGQDVRSVIITVTADSDAPADKEAQSETIMPPVPESEQKLFTNSLPYGYGSFPLSNREINENIQQTTEDYTKISQLYAFVEDSPTYLNFESTQDTTEFISLKPSGISIGLIEKNKQPIQTQKPTPVPIKPTPFPPLRDTFLQDARQHIQITEQVTKPPVTKPNTNIPFPADLYFHTQLKKNLSVSVTSAQSFSGQTQTTGLTLVEVKNFSASAPVEQHQNQSQIIKQSGNTKSSVTNDTELVESLKKNTSQAPRRTTDNNNREKEKSHSWLPVIEKHDIPIVVGVGVSLAFIFIAMTFYSLVQKNDPAAVPTGRAALRGICGPCRHGEHVAMETTYDNKAFEDDNLMAVIGQSPNTSETRALPTEASPSILMMEPPSDDVQECVQSTQGLPVIVETHPEPRQEDQLETIFEEGKVTPSPHSDIQLQCMEDWRSREFDPGQDAPSPPPAHPAPVQGESLRSSLTLQTSDPSSTPVRHSINISHGFSPLLLSHCVSLGMTSVAVDVHFYPSGPSAASHPPCPVFGPPGQQVNTRLEHDLSAPSASHSK, encoded by the exons ATGAAGAGGGCTAGCATGTCTCGTCCTGTATGGAGCTCAGTTCAGATGTCCTGTTCACTCTGGCTCCTTCTGTCCTCTTCTATAAGGTTTATTAATCCAGCTGTGTCTGAATTAG TATTTTCAGTGTTACCTGAAGATGGAGTTGGGATTATAAATATGTCTCTGATGCTGAATTGCACAGTGCTTGACTCTGGCCTGAAGGATCCTCTATCAGTGAAATGGGAGAGAGACAATGGAAGTCTGGACAGAAGGGTTCATCAATTGGCCAATGGCACACTTTTCTTTCCCTTCTTAAAAGAGGAAGATTTGGGAAATTATTCCTGTAGTGCAAAAAGAGGCAACAAACAGATTCAAACAACTGTCATGGTCAGCAAAGCAT GCCTGGAAGATGTGTTCTTTCACCCTCAGTCCATGAGAACTGAAGAGGGACATGATGTTTTCCTTCAGTGTGTCTCTGGTGATAGTTCTCCCCCCGCTCAGATTTCATGGTTAAAAAACGGCAGAATTCTCACCAAAGGAAACCAGATTCAG GGACAGTATGGAGGAGGGAGTCAAAGGAAAACTTCTGGCACTTTGCACATGACTAACATCACCAAAGCAGACCAAGGAGTCTATATTTGTGTCACCCACAATCCCCTGCTCAATATAAGCAAAGCAAGTCAAGCAGCAACTCTGACAGTGCATG AATCCATTGAAGATGTAAAGATTATTGAAGGCCCCCAAAATGTCACTGTACCTGTTGAAATGGAAAGTGCAATGCACTGCTTTGTTGAAGGCTTCCCCATTCCCACAGTTCAGTGGTTTAAGGATGGAAATTCCTTACCCAATTCTTCTAGATGGGATCTGCAAAAGGATGGACAACTGCTGATTTTTCA GAGAGTTTTGTCAGAAGATGAGGGCCTGTATTTCTGTGAAGCTCGCAATGAGAGGCAGAAAGTGATATCTGAACCAGCATACCTCCTTCCTGCAG TTATGGATTGGAGCTTTGTTCTTGAACCTGCCAACCTAACAGCGAGGAAGGGTGAAGCTGCGACTCTTTACTGTAGGCCTCCTCACAGCAGACCCCAGGCTGAAGTGTCCTGGTTTAAGAACAACAGACTCCTCCAGACAGGACTGCATTATACTTTTGATAATAATGGAGACCTGGTCTTCCACAG TGTACAGGAGACAGACAGTGGATTGTATTTCTGCACAGCTTCTAATTCACATCTCAAAAGAGCTATCACGTCCAAAACAATCTTCCTGGATGTTCTTG AACCTCCATCCGTGACTATCTGGCCAACTGAAGTGACGTCTCCTGTAGGTGCTAAAGTGACGATTGACTGCCAGGTGTTAGGACACCCTGCTCCTTTTATCAGGTGGTCAAAGCAGGGCCGGTCTGTCCAAACTGGAGGCAAAATTATAATGGG GTTAAGAAACACAACTCTCTACATTTCATCAGTGAGAACGTATGATGAAGGACATTACACATGCACAGCCTCCAACACACTGGGTCATGATCAGAAAACTATGACTCTTCGGGTTGCTG TGAAACCAGTCATTGTTTCCTTCGTTGCATCGCTCACTGTCTCAGAGGGATCACCTGTTAGTCTCCCTTGTCGAGCTGTTGGAGATTTTCCTGTCAAGTACACTTGGATTAGAACTGCATCGATACAAAATTCACCAAAACTGTCTGGTTTAAACTCTCTGGTCTTACTCCCACAACAGATACACATTGATGGTTTGTTACATTTTGGACAGACTGTGGTTTTACCATTTTTTTCTTGTATGCCATCATTTTTGAtacttcattttaaaatgaattttacagATAATGGGACATTAGTAATCTCCAACATCCATCGGTCTGATGCAGGAGCGTATCAGTGCACTGCAGAAAACAGAGTCGGTCAGGATGTGAGAAGTGTCATCATAACTGTAACCG CTGACTCTGATGCCCCAGCTGATAAGGAAGCACAGAGTGAAACGATTATGCCCCCT GTTCCAGAGAGTGAGCAAAAGCTATTTACTAATTCCCTTCCTTACGGTTATGGTTCCTTTCCTCTGAGTAATAGAGAGATAAATGAAAACATTCAACAAACAACTGAAGATTATACCAAGATTTCCC AGTTATATGCTTTTGTGGAGGACTCACCAACATACCTGAATTTTGAATCTACCCAAGACACTACAGAGTTTATTTCACTGAAGCCAAGTGGCATTAGCATAGGACTTATTGAGAAAAACAAACAGCCCATTCAAACACAAAAACCAACCCCTGTGCCTATCAAACCTACACCATTTCCCCCACTCAGAGATACTTTTTTACAGGATGCACGTCAACATATCCAAATAACAGAGCAGGTCACAAAACCTCCAgtaacaaaaccaaacacaaacatcCCTTTCCCAGCAGACCTATATTTCCATACCcagcttaaaaaaaatctgagtgtTTCCGTGACAAGTGCCCAGTCCTTTAGTGGACAAACTCAGACTACAGGTTTAACTTTAGTGGAAGTAAAGAATTTCTCTGCCTCGGCTCCTGTAGAACAGCATCAGAATCAGAGTCAAATCATCAAGCAGTCTGGAAATACCAAGTCATCAGTGACGAATGACACAGAACTTGTTGAGTCACTGAAGAAAAACACCTCACAAGCCCCTAGGAGGACCACTGACAATAATAACAG GGAAAAGGAGAAATCTCACTCTTGGTTGCCTGTGATTGAGAAGCATGATATTCCCATTGTGGTTGGAGTTGGTGTTTCGTTGGCATTCATCTTCATTGCCATGACCTTTTACTCTCTGGTTCAGAAAAATGATCCTGCAGCTGTACCGACAGGGAGGGCAG CTCTGAGGGGAATATGTGGGCCTTGCAGGCATGGGGAACATGTTGCAATGGAAACGACATATGATAACAA GGCATTTGAAGATGATAATTTGATGGCTGTTATTGGGCAAAGCCCCAACACATCGGAGACAAGAGCGCTCCCAACAGAAGCCAGCCCATCCATCTTGATGATGGAGCCACCGTCTGATGATGTGCAAGAGTGTGTCCAGTCCACCCAGGGCCTGCCAGTAATTGTGGAGACTCACCCAGAGCCCAGACAAGAGGATCAG CTGGAGACTATATTTGAGGAGGGGAAGGTCACTCCCTCACCACATTCTGACATTCAGCTGCAGTGCATGGAGGACTGGAGGAGCAGAGAATTTGACCCAGGTCAGGATGCCCCCTCACCTCCTCCAGCCCATCCAGCACCTGTCCAGGGGGAGAGCCTGCGCTCATCCCTGACTCTCCAGACCAGCGATCCCTCCTCAACTCCTGTACGCCACAGCATCAATATCTCCCACGGTTTCTCTCCCCTCCTGCTGTCCCATTGTGTGTCCCTGGGCATGACCTCTGTGGCTGTGGATGTGCACTTCTACCCTTCAGGTCCCTCAGCAGCCAGTCATCCTCCGTGCCCTGTCTTTGGACCTCCAGGCCAGCAGGTGAACACCAGGCTGGAGCACGATCTGTCTGCACCCTCTGCTAGCCACAGTAAATAA
- the LOC132137502 gene encoding hemicentin-1-like isoform X3, with translation MKRASMSRPVWSSVQMSCSLWLLLSSSIRFINPAVSELVFSVLPEDGVGIINMSLMLNCTVLDSGLKDPLSVKWERDNGSLDRRVHQLANGTLFFPFLKEEDLGNYSCSAKRGNKQIQTTVMVSKACLEDVFFHPQSMRTEEGHDVFLQCVSGDSSPPAQISWLKNGRILTKGNQIQGQYGGGSQRKTSGTLHMTNITKADQGVYICVTHNPLLNISKASQAATLTVHESIEDVKIIEGPQNVTVPVEMESAMHCFVEGFPIPTVQWFKDGNSLPNSSRWDLQKDGQLLIFQRVLSEDEGLYFCEARNERQKVISEPAYLLPAVMDWSFVLEPANLTARKGEAATLYCRPPHSRPQAEVSWFKNNRLLQTGLHYTFDNNGDLVFHSVQETDSGLYFCTASNSHLKRAITSKTIFLDVLEPPSVTIWPTEVTSPVGAKVTIDCQVLGHPAPFIRWSKQGRSVQTGGKIIMGLRNTTLYISSVRTYDEGHYTCTASNTLGHDQKTMTLRVAVKPVIVSFVASLTVSEGSPVSLPCRAVGDFPVKYTWIRTASIQNSPKLSGLNSLVLLPQQIHIDGLLHFGQTVVLPFFSCMPSFLILHFKMNFTDNGTLVISNIHRSDAGAYQCTAENRVGQDVRSVIITVTADSDAPADKEAQSETIMPPVPESEQKLFTNSLPYGYGSFPLSNREINENIQQTTEDYTKISQLYAFVEDSPTYLNFESTQDTTEFISLKPSGISIGLIEKNKQPIQTQKPTPVPIKPTPFPPLRDTFLQDARQHIQITEQVTKPPVTKPNTNIPFPADLYFHTQLKKNLSVSVTSAQSFSGQTQTTGLTLVEVKNFSASAPVEQHQNQSQIIKQSGNTKSSVTNDTELVESLKKNTSQAPRRTTDNNNREKEKSHSWLPVIEKHDIPIVVGVGVSLAFIFIAMTFYSLVQKNDPAAVPTGRAGHLKMII, from the exons ATGAAGAGGGCTAGCATGTCTCGTCCTGTATGGAGCTCAGTTCAGATGTCCTGTTCACTCTGGCTCCTTCTGTCCTCTTCTATAAGGTTTATTAATCCAGCTGTGTCTGAATTAG TATTTTCAGTGTTACCTGAAGATGGAGTTGGGATTATAAATATGTCTCTGATGCTGAATTGCACAGTGCTTGACTCTGGCCTGAAGGATCCTCTATCAGTGAAATGGGAGAGAGACAATGGAAGTCTGGACAGAAGGGTTCATCAATTGGCCAATGGCACACTTTTCTTTCCCTTCTTAAAAGAGGAAGATTTGGGAAATTATTCCTGTAGTGCAAAAAGAGGCAACAAACAGATTCAAACAACTGTCATGGTCAGCAAAGCAT GCCTGGAAGATGTGTTCTTTCACCCTCAGTCCATGAGAACTGAAGAGGGACATGATGTTTTCCTTCAGTGTGTCTCTGGTGATAGTTCTCCCCCCGCTCAGATTTCATGGTTAAAAAACGGCAGAATTCTCACCAAAGGAAACCAGATTCAG GGACAGTATGGAGGAGGGAGTCAAAGGAAAACTTCTGGCACTTTGCACATGACTAACATCACCAAAGCAGACCAAGGAGTCTATATTTGTGTCACCCACAATCCCCTGCTCAATATAAGCAAAGCAAGTCAAGCAGCAACTCTGACAGTGCATG AATCCATTGAAGATGTAAAGATTATTGAAGGCCCCCAAAATGTCACTGTACCTGTTGAAATGGAAAGTGCAATGCACTGCTTTGTTGAAGGCTTCCCCATTCCCACAGTTCAGTGGTTTAAGGATGGAAATTCCTTACCCAATTCTTCTAGATGGGATCTGCAAAAGGATGGACAACTGCTGATTTTTCA GAGAGTTTTGTCAGAAGATGAGGGCCTGTATTTCTGTGAAGCTCGCAATGAGAGGCAGAAAGTGATATCTGAACCAGCATACCTCCTTCCTGCAG TTATGGATTGGAGCTTTGTTCTTGAACCTGCCAACCTAACAGCGAGGAAGGGTGAAGCTGCGACTCTTTACTGTAGGCCTCCTCACAGCAGACCCCAGGCTGAAGTGTCCTGGTTTAAGAACAACAGACTCCTCCAGACAGGACTGCATTATACTTTTGATAATAATGGAGACCTGGTCTTCCACAG TGTACAGGAGACAGACAGTGGATTGTATTTCTGCACAGCTTCTAATTCACATCTCAAAAGAGCTATCACGTCCAAAACAATCTTCCTGGATGTTCTTG AACCTCCATCCGTGACTATCTGGCCAACTGAAGTGACGTCTCCTGTAGGTGCTAAAGTGACGATTGACTGCCAGGTGTTAGGACACCCTGCTCCTTTTATCAGGTGGTCAAAGCAGGGCCGGTCTGTCCAAACTGGAGGCAAAATTATAATGGG GTTAAGAAACACAACTCTCTACATTTCATCAGTGAGAACGTATGATGAAGGACATTACACATGCACAGCCTCCAACACACTGGGTCATGATCAGAAAACTATGACTCTTCGGGTTGCTG TGAAACCAGTCATTGTTTCCTTCGTTGCATCGCTCACTGTCTCAGAGGGATCACCTGTTAGTCTCCCTTGTCGAGCTGTTGGAGATTTTCCTGTCAAGTACACTTGGATTAGAACTGCATCGATACAAAATTCACCAAAACTGTCTGGTTTAAACTCTCTGGTCTTACTCCCACAACAGATACACATTGATGGTTTGTTACATTTTGGACAGACTGTGGTTTTACCATTTTTTTCTTGTATGCCATCATTTTTGAtacttcattttaaaatgaattttacagATAATGGGACATTAGTAATCTCCAACATCCATCGGTCTGATGCAGGAGCGTATCAGTGCACTGCAGAAAACAGAGTCGGTCAGGATGTGAGAAGTGTCATCATAACTGTAACCG CTGACTCTGATGCCCCAGCTGATAAGGAAGCACAGAGTGAAACGATTATGCCCCCT GTTCCAGAGAGTGAGCAAAAGCTATTTACTAATTCCCTTCCTTACGGTTATGGTTCCTTTCCTCTGAGTAATAGAGAGATAAATGAAAACATTCAACAAACAACTGAAGATTATACCAAGATTTCCC AGTTATATGCTTTTGTGGAGGACTCACCAACATACCTGAATTTTGAATCTACCCAAGACACTACAGAGTTTATTTCACTGAAGCCAAGTGGCATTAGCATAGGACTTATTGAGAAAAACAAACAGCCCATTCAAACACAAAAACCAACCCCTGTGCCTATCAAACCTACACCATTTCCCCCACTCAGAGATACTTTTTTACAGGATGCACGTCAACATATCCAAATAACAGAGCAGGTCACAAAACCTCCAgtaacaaaaccaaacacaaacatcCCTTTCCCAGCAGACCTATATTTCCATACCcagcttaaaaaaaatctgagtgtTTCCGTGACAAGTGCCCAGTCCTTTAGTGGACAAACTCAGACTACAGGTTTAACTTTAGTGGAAGTAAAGAATTTCTCTGCCTCGGCTCCTGTAGAACAGCATCAGAATCAGAGTCAAATCATCAAGCAGTCTGGAAATACCAAGTCATCAGTGACGAATGACACAGAACTTGTTGAGTCACTGAAGAAAAACACCTCACAAGCCCCTAGGAGGACCACTGACAATAATAACAG GGAAAAGGAGAAATCTCACTCTTGGTTGCCTGTGATTGAGAAGCATGATATTCCCATTGTGGTTGGAGTTGGTGTTTCGTTGGCATTCATCTTCATTGCCATGACCTTTTACTCTCTGGTTCAGAAAAATGATCCTGCAGCTGTACCGACAGGGAGGGCAG GGCATTTGAAGATGATAATTTGA